A genome region from Carassius auratus strain Wakin unplaced genomic scaffold, ASM336829v1 scaf_tig00005869, whole genome shotgun sequence includes the following:
- the LOC113071070 gene encoding U8 snoRNA-decapping enzyme-like, with protein sequence MSEQITREDALTREGYRHACHIMLHGDSSAKLFGKIPIKHIVLMQMRFDGLLGFPGGLVNPSKETLEAGLSRELHEEVGVAVPVGVDNHVSTSLSPSCPQLITHFYIKKMTEAELKEIERAAVAAATDHGLEVLGMVRVPLYFLKNGGGLPYFLSHSFISNSRAQLLSALQRCGLLSQGELEKAVRQAEQMRRTHSGDPH encoded by the exons ATGTCGGAACAGATCACGAGAGAAGATGCGTTGACACGGGAGGGCTACAGACATGCGTGTCACATCATGCTGCACGGAGACTCTAGTGCCAAACTCTTCGGGAAAATCCCAATCAAACACATAGTACTG ATGCAGATGCGTTTTGATGGCTTGCTGGGTTTCCCAGGGGG ATTGGTGAACCCTTCTAAGGAGACGCTGGAGGCGGGGCTTAGCAGAGAACTACACGAAGAGGTGGGCGTGGCTGTGCCTGTGGGCGTGGACAATCACGTGTCCACTTCCCTTTCTCCATCCTGCCCTCAGCTCATCACTCACTTCTACATCAAAAAGATGACAGAGGCAGAGctgaaagagatagagagagcagCTGTAGCTGCAGCCACAGACCATGGTTTAGAG GTATTAGGTATGGTCAGAGTGCCGCTCTACTTCCTGAAGAATGGAGGTGGTCTCCCCTATTTCCTGTCCCACTCGTTCATCAGTAACTCTCGGGCCCAGCTGCTCTCTGCCCTGCAGCGCTGCGGGCTGCTGTCCCAGGGGGAGCTGGAGAAGGCTGTGAGACAGGCTGAGCAGATGAGACGCACACACAGTGGTGATCCACACTGA